The Acidobacteriota bacterium genome has a segment encoding these proteins:
- a CDS encoding universal stress protein, producing the protein MKIQTIVVPTDFRQNFRRVLPYIAQLANVRRAKIHLLHVVEASWAPGKESVLMKRPIRDALVESANDRIRRLISKDQARRHGLDVTRHVTVGVPAGAILDYARAKRAALIVMGTHGASQVARVFALGGVTGKVLAASTKPVLVLPHIILRRAAIRRVLCPTDFSPTANKAFRAAVAMARSLGAELHVLHVQDTYTYGYPEDEEAAWVLKRIKGMMRKRAKKHFDGVLKRASRLDICCRVTEDPFTSRGIARYAKRARIDLVVMGTRGESNLPKKILGSNTERLAWLSPCPLLAIPAGRGKSGR; encoded by the coding sequence ATGAAAATCCAAACCATTGTCGTCCCTACCGACTTTCGACAAAATTTCCGAAGAGTTCTCCCTTATATCGCCCAGCTTGCGAACGTGAGGCGCGCAAAAATCCACCTCCTCCATGTGGTAGAGGCCTCGTGGGCGCCCGGCAAGGAGAGCGTGCTCATGAAGCGCCCGATCCGCGACGCACTCGTCGAGTCCGCCAACGACCGCATCCGCCGCCTGATATCCAAGGACCAGGCGAGGCGCCACGGCCTGGACGTTACGCGGCACGTAACGGTCGGCGTTCCCGCCGGGGCCATTCTGGATTACGCGAGGGCGAAGCGGGCGGCCCTTATCGTGATGGGCACTCATGGGGCCTCCCAAGTGGCCCGCGTGTTCGCGCTGGGCGGCGTGACGGGCAAGGTGCTCGCCGCCTCCACGAAACCGGTGCTGGTTTTACCCCACATTATTCTCAGGAGAGCCGCCATACGGCGCGTTCTTTGTCCCACCGATTTTTCCCCCACCGCCAACAAGGCGTTCCGGGCGGCCGTGGCCATGGCCCGGTCGCTGGGCGCGGAGCTCCACGTCCTTCACGTCCAGGACACCTATACCTACGGTTATCCGGAAGACGAGGAGGCCGCATGGGTCCTGAAGCGCATCAAGGGCATGATGCGAAAGAGGGCGAAGAAGCATTTCGACGGCGTGCTGAAAAGGGCGAGCCGCCTGGACATCTGCTGCCGGGTCACGGAAGACCCGTTCACCAGCAGGGGCATCGCCCGCTACGCCAAGCGGGCCAGGATCGACCTCGTCGTCATGGGAACACGCGGCGAGTCCAACCTGCCGAAGAAGATTCTCGGGTCGAACACCGAGCGCCTGGCGTGGCTCTCCCCCTGCCCCCTGCTTGCGATTCCCGCGGGACGCGGCAAGAGCGGGCGGTAG
- a CDS encoding radical SAM protein gives MSNIKETAEALRNHPDAAALAARYAKNLAHELRLVFWETTAGCNLECVHCRRLDVAKELMKTDLTTEESLRLVDSVREVGTPILVLSGGEPLFRPDIFDIASYACGKGLAVALATNGTLIDREMAKKISASGIQRVSISLDGTDEKTHDDFRRQPGSLKAALEGLRRVKEQGISIQVNTTVTKHNVHQLEEFYRLALEMGADSLHFFMLVPVGCGVQIAESNVLDAETYEEVLRWLYRKSMEKKLHCKAVCAPHYYRIMREEAKKEGRKITPQTHGMDALTKGCLAGTAVCFISHEGDVFPCGYLPVSCGNIRKQRFKDIWENSPVFAMLRNDDGLEGKCGICEFKKVCMGCRARAFYESGSFMDEEPYCIYVPRRQRASDVAQQRA, from the coding sequence ATGTCCAATATAAAGGAGACAGCGGAGGCGCTGCGGAATCATCCGGACGCCGCGGCGCTCGCGGCTCGTTACGCGAAAAACCTGGCGCACGAGCTGCGCCTCGTCTTCTGGGAGACGACCGCCGGTTGTAACCTCGAGTGCGTCCATTGCCGTCGCCTCGACGTGGCGAAGGAACTCATGAAGACCGACCTCACCACGGAGGAGTCGCTCCGGCTGGTCGACTCGGTCCGCGAGGTCGGAACCCCTATTTTGGTGCTTTCCGGCGGCGAGCCCCTCTTCCGCCCGGATATCTTCGACATCGCATCCTACGCCTGCGGAAAGGGGCTCGCCGTTGCGCTCGCAACGAACGGGACGCTCATCGACCGGGAGATGGCGAAGAAAATTTCGGCCTCCGGGATCCAGCGCGTGAGCATCTCCCTCGACGGAACGGACGAGAAGACCCACGACGATTTCCGGCGGCAGCCGGGCTCGCTCAAGGCGGCGCTCGAAGGCCTCCGCCGCGTCAAGGAGCAGGGGATAAGCATACAGGTCAACACGACCGTCACCAAGCACAACGTGCACCAGCTCGAGGAGTTCTACCGCCTGGCGCTCGAGATGGGGGCCGACTCCCTCCACTTTTTCATGCTCGTGCCCGTCGGGTGCGGCGTACAGATAGCCGAGAGCAACGTGCTCGACGCGGAAACCTACGAGGAAGTGCTCCGGTGGCTTTATCGAAAGTCCATGGAGAAGAAGCTCCACTGCAAGGCCGTGTGCGCTCCGCACTACTACCGCATCATGCGCGAGGAAGCCAAGAAGGAAGGCCGAAAAATTACCCCGCAAACCCACGGCATGGACGCCCTCACCAAGGGCTGCCTCGCCGGGACGGCCGTTTGCTTCATCTCGCACGAGGGCGACGTGTTCCCATGCGGTTACCTGCCCGTCTCCTGCGGGAACATTCGAAAACAACGTTTCAAGGATATTTGGGAAAATTCCCCCGTCTTTGCCATGCTCCGCAACGACGACGGCCTCGAGGGCAAGTGCGGCATCTGCGAGTTCAAAAAAGTCTGCATGGGCTGCCGCGCCCGCGCGTTTTACGAGAGCGGAAGTTTCATGGATGAAGAGCCTTACTGTATCTATGTGCCCAGGAGGCAGCGTGCTTCCGACGTCGCCCAGCAGCGGGCGTAG